A single window of Ostrinia nubilalis chromosome 24, ilOstNubi1.1, whole genome shotgun sequence DNA harbors:
- the LOC135083927 gene encoding pro-corazonin-like yields the protein MVPNTALLLIIVALSSVAAQTFQYSRGWTNGKRDGHKREEVRDVASSLERILSPCQVNKLKYVLEGKPLSERFFGPCDYFEEDMDNQSKRYKERSQDPLFDAFQ from the exons ATGGTCCCCAACACAGCCCTCCTGCTCATCATCGTGGCTCTCTCGTCAGTCGCCGCCCAGACCTTCCAGTACTCCCGAGGCTGGACCAACGGCAAGCGGGATGGCCACAAGAGGGAAGAGGTCAGGGACGTGGCCAGCAGCCTTGAGAGGATCCTGAGCCCGTGCCAGGTTAACAAGCTGAAGTATGTGCTGGAGGGAAAGCCACTGAGTGAGAGG TTCTTCGGGCCCTGCGACTACTTCGAAGAAGACATGGACAATCAGTCGAAGAGGTACAAAGAACGTAGCCAGGACCCCCTGTTCGATGCCTTCCAGTGA